A single region of the Pseudosulfitobacter pseudonitzschiae genome encodes:
- a CDS encoding IclR family transcriptional regulator, which produces MTAGRLKTLERGIEALLLIARTPGGLKVGDLAERLRLHRAVAYRIVATLTDHAMVRRAEDGRITLGTSAYMLGSRTLDGLRETARPILQDLAEQSGATAFLSIAECDECVVALTAEPREAAIAIHYRVGTRHPLQRGAAGIAILALRPEAENESDDILFAREHGYSVTRGQLHKGAIGVSSAAHLPTDGLTMLECSVGVVALETLDVDLAARAAVSAARQIVDRLS; this is translated from the coding sequence ATGACGGCAGGCCGATTGAAAACACTCGAACGGGGCATCGAAGCGCTACTTTTGATCGCTCGCACACCGGGCGGGCTAAAGGTCGGTGACCTGGCAGAGCGGCTTAGGCTGCACCGGGCAGTGGCGTACCGTATCGTCGCGACGCTGACGGATCACGCCATGGTGCGTCGCGCAGAAGACGGGCGTATCACATTGGGGACTAGCGCCTACATGCTCGGTTCTCGCACTTTGGACGGGCTTCGCGAAACGGCGCGACCGATCTTGCAGGATCTTGCCGAACAAAGCGGCGCGACGGCCTTTCTTTCAATAGCCGAGTGTGACGAGTGCGTGGTGGCCCTGACAGCCGAACCGCGCGAAGCAGCAATCGCCATTCACTACCGCGTCGGCACTCGCCACCCCCTGCAACGTGGCGCCGCCGGCATCGCGATCCTGGCACTGCGCCCTGAGGCTGAAAATGAAAGTGATGACATCCTGTTTGCTCGCGAGCATGGATATAGCGTGACGCGCGGACAACTTCACAAGGGTGCTATTGGCGTATCGAGTGCGGCACACCTCCCGACAGATGGGCTTACAATGCTGGAATGCTCGGTGGGCGTCGTGGCACTAGAAACACTTGACGTTGATCTGGCCGCGCGTGCTGCCGTATCGGCTGCGCGACAAATAGTCGACCGCTTATCCTAA
- a CDS encoding FkbM family methyltransferase: MSHSLHDMLKPARLTEVVDIGANPIDGSPPYKPMLDAGLCRVTGFEPQEQALARLQREKSDNERYLPYAIGDGNTHTLKICRASGMTSLFEPDPATLSLFEVLAPFGEVVERVKMPTRKLDDVAEIGALDFLKIDIQGGELAVFQSGKSKLAQSVVIQVEVSFVTLYKDQPGMGEIDVELRKQGFMPHCFAAIKKWPIAPCVVDNTPRKALNQLLEADIVYVRNFSQPNQFDDEQLKHLALIAHHCYSSFDLALRCVMLLEQRGVLPTGAQQLYMEVGR, from the coding sequence ATGAGCCACAGTTTGCATGATATGCTAAAGCCTGCACGCCTCACAGAAGTCGTTGATATTGGCGCCAATCCCATTGATGGCTCGCCTCCCTACAAGCCCATGTTGGACGCGGGTTTGTGTCGTGTCACGGGGTTTGAACCACAAGAACAAGCACTGGCAAGGTTGCAGCGTGAAAAGAGCGACAATGAACGATACCTTCCCTATGCAATCGGGGACGGCAATACGCATACGCTGAAAATCTGCCGCGCGTCCGGTATGACAAGTCTGTTTGAACCCGACCCCGCAACATTGAGTTTGTTCGAAGTTCTCGCTCCGTTTGGCGAGGTTGTAGAGCGGGTGAAGATGCCCACGCGTAAGCTCGATGATGTCGCGGAAATCGGTGCGCTGGATTTCCTTAAAATTGACATTCAGGGTGGTGAACTCGCCGTGTTCCAGTCGGGCAAGTCCAAATTGGCGCAGTCAGTGGTCATTCAGGTCGAAGTGTCCTTTGTAACGCTTTACAAGGACCAGCCGGGGATGGGTGAAATTGACGTCGAACTGCGCAAGCAGGGGTTTATGCCGCATTGCTTTGCAGCGATCAAAAAGTGGCCTATTGCGCCCTGCGTTGTGGACAACACGCCCAGAAAGGCTCTGAATCAGCTACTTGAGGCAGATATAGTCTATGTGCGTAATTTTTCACAGCCGAACCAGTTTGATGACGAGCAGCTTAAGCATTTGGCGTTGATAGCGCATCACTGCTACAGTTCTTTCGACCTTGCCTTGCGCTGTGTGATGTTGCTTGAACAGCGAGGCGTTTTGCCTACGGGCGCGCAACAGCTCTATATGGAAGTCGGGAGATAG
- a CDS encoding TRAP transporter small permease: MDLGQLAKLARGLINAFAMLGVIAYGAAALVTVADIIGRRFGLPVEGVVDLVQLFVVTGAWLVLPFAFLTAAHVSVDFVLDLLPHAFVVPLKILGTVLSLGLLGLMLQQGYTTFLTRTMFGDTSQQLGIPIAWYWYPLLVGMTVSLLAVLLELGASLKQERQS, translated from the coding sequence ATGGATTTGGGACAACTTGCAAAGCTGGCGCGCGGATTGATCAATGCATTCGCCATGCTGGGCGTCATCGCCTACGGGGCTGCGGCGCTTGTCACCGTGGCGGATATCATCGGGCGCCGTTTTGGGCTTCCTGTCGAGGGCGTCGTCGATCTGGTGCAGCTGTTTGTGGTGACCGGCGCGTGGCTGGTCCTGCCGTTTGCCTTTCTCACTGCTGCGCACGTCAGCGTCGATTTCGTGCTTGATCTCTTGCCACATGCGTTCGTAGTGCCGCTGAAAATCCTGGGTACCGTCCTGTCCCTGGGGCTTCTGGGGCTTATGCTGCAACAGGGATATACGACGTTTCTTACCCGGACCATGTTCGGTGACACCTCGCAACAATTGGGCATTCCGATCGCATGGTACTGGTACCCGCTGCTTGTCGGCATGACCGTTTCCCTTCTGGCTGTCCTGCTTGAACTGGGCGCATCGCTGAAACAGGAGAGGCAATCATGA
- a CDS encoding TRAP transporter substrate-binding protein yields the protein MSTKTKLMTAVALTTALTAPAASAETTLKVSHYLPAVHGIHTDFIEPWTQQVTECTNGEVQFEIFPAGTQMGNVARQQEQVMAGVVDIAHGLHGIPRGRFPATSLIDMPFLTDDAGAASYALWELFPEYLSDEYNGLKVLALHAHNGGVLHTNEKKVETIEDMKGLRIRTPSPAVSEMLSFLGADPQGLPPGEVYESLQRGVIDGTVFPWDPVKSFGLNEVLNYHLELGAYTVSFFFVMNERSYEGLSEEAQACVDKYSGGDLVAKFGDWWDMWDAPGRQDAIDAGHQITELSDEQRAQWEETLQPMMDAYLQSVKDAGVDNAEEIYLAMQDKIAEYEAAQQD from the coding sequence ATGTCGACAAAAACCAAACTCATGACGGCCGTCGCACTGACCACCGCATTGACCGCACCGGCGGCCAGTGCCGAAACCACGCTGAAGGTAAGCCACTATCTGCCTGCGGTGCATGGCATCCATACCGATTTTATCGAACCTTGGACGCAACAGGTGACCGAATGCACAAACGGTGAAGTCCAGTTCGAGATATTCCCGGCGGGCACGCAAATGGGCAACGTCGCGCGGCAACAAGAACAGGTTATGGCCGGTGTCGTTGACATCGCGCATGGCTTGCACGGCATTCCGCGCGGTCGGTTTCCCGCGACATCGCTGATCGACATGCCGTTTCTGACCGACGATGCAGGTGCCGCCAGCTATGCGTTGTGGGAGCTTTTCCCCGAATACCTGTCTGACGAATACAATGGCCTTAAAGTATTGGCGCTGCATGCCCACAATGGCGGTGTGTTGCACACCAATGAAAAGAAGGTCGAAACCATCGAGGACATGAAGGGGTTGCGTATTCGCACCCCAAGTCCTGCCGTATCCGAGATGCTTTCATTCCTGGGGGCCGATCCGCAGGGGCTTCCGCCGGGCGAAGTTTATGAAAGCCTGCAGCGTGGCGTGATCGACGGCACGGTTTTCCCATGGGATCCGGTCAAAAGCTTTGGTCTGAACGAAGTGCTGAACTACCATCTTGAACTTGGTGCCTACACCGTGTCGTTCTTCTTCGTCATGAACGAGCGGTCTTACGAAGGTCTGAGTGAAGAGGCGCAGGCCTGCGTCGATAAGTATTCCGGGGGCGATCTGGTGGCCAAATTCGGCGACTGGTGGGACATGTGGGATGCGCCGGGTCGTCAGGATGCTATCGACGCCGGTCACCAAATCACCGAACTTTCGGATGAGCAGCGTGCGCAGTGGGAAGAAACCCTGCAGCCGATGATGGATGCATATTTGCAATCGGTCAAAGACGCGGGTGTGGACAATGCCGAAGAGATCTATCTGGCGATGCAAGACAAGATTGCCGAATACGAAGCCGCGCAGCAGGACTGA
- a CDS encoding type II toxin-antitoxin system HipA family toxin — MGRLPAHAPLRVYLNNRRVGTLIREANGAIAFKYDDDWLRWAHSFPISLSLPLRETSYRGEPVSVVFENLLPDSDRLRRLVAERVGARGTDAYSMLSKIGHDCVGALQFVAGDGDAPDASGEITGEAVDADAIERILQGLGRAPLGLAPDDAFRISIAGAQEKTALLLKDGQWFKPHGTTPTTHIIKTQIGELPGGIDLSDSVENEYYCLKLVAAFGLATNEARIETFGRTKALVIERFDRRWTKTGRLLRLPQEDICQARSVPPTLKYQNEGGPGMVDVLNLLEGSDTPGADQETFLKAQVIFWLIGATDGHAKNFSVFLSPGGSYRMTPLYDILTAQPALNAGLVRRSQMKMAMSAGDNRHYRFDQIHGRHFVQTAMRAGLSRKRAMQIIETVAERAQSALDVTAATLPTGFPEALVASVDDAVIQRLRALDMTAERT, encoded by the coding sequence ATGGGGCGCCTACCGGCCCATGCACCTCTTCGCGTGTACCTGAACAATCGACGGGTCGGGACCCTGATCCGCGAAGCCAACGGCGCAATTGCATTCAAATATGACGACGACTGGCTGCGTTGGGCGCACAGCTTTCCGATTTCGCTGTCACTGCCGTTGCGCGAAACATCCTATAGGGGCGAGCCGGTTTCCGTGGTGTTCGAAAACCTGCTCCCGGATTCCGACAGGCTGCGCCGGCTGGTTGCAGAGCGGGTAGGGGCCCGTGGCACGGATGCATACAGCATGCTTTCGAAAATCGGGCATGACTGCGTGGGCGCCCTGCAATTTGTCGCGGGCGATGGCGATGCGCCCGATGCCAGTGGTGAGATCACGGGGGAAGCGGTAGACGCAGACGCCATCGAAAGGATACTTCAAGGGCTTGGTCGCGCGCCCCTCGGGCTTGCCCCTGATGACGCGTTCCGAATTTCCATCGCCGGAGCCCAGGAAAAGACAGCGCTTTTGTTGAAGGACGGGCAGTGGTTCAAACCCCATGGCACGACCCCCACGACGCACATCATCAAGACGCAGATCGGAGAGCTGCCGGGCGGTATTGATCTGTCGGACAGCGTGGAGAACGAATACTACTGCCTGAAACTGGTCGCGGCATTCGGGTTGGCCACGAACGAGGCCAGGATCGAGACTTTCGGCAGGACAAAGGCGCTTGTCATCGAGCGTTTTGATCGCAGGTGGACCAAGACCGGACGCCTGCTGAGGTTGCCGCAAGAGGATATCTGCCAGGCCCGATCCGTGCCGCCGACGCTTAAATATCAAAACGAGGGCGGGCCAGGGATGGTTGACGTCCTTAACCTGCTTGAAGGCAGCGATACACCGGGCGCGGACCAGGAGACGTTTTTGAAGGCGCAGGTCATTTTCTGGCTCATCGGAGCAACGGATGGCCATGCAAAGAACTTCAGCGTGTTCCTGAGCCCCGGAGGCAGCTACCGGATGACGCCGCTTTATGACATACTGACCGCGCAGCCTGCACTGAACGCGGGCCTTGTCCGGCGCAGCCAGATGAAGATGGCGATGTCCGCAGGCGACAACAGACACTACCGTTTCGATCAGATCCACGGGCGCCATTTCGTGCAGACGGCCATGCGTGCGGGCCTGTCTAGGAAGCGTGCCATGCAGATCATCGAAACAGTTGCAGAGCGGGCCCAGTCCGCGCTGGATGTGACCGCCGCGACCCTGCCTACCGGGTTCCCCGAGGCGCTTGTGGCCAGCGTAGACGATGCCGTCATCCAGCGGTTGCGCGCGTTGGATATGACAGCCGAGCGCACGTAG
- the tnpA gene encoding IS66-like element accessory protein TnpA encodes MDDTVQNYVTSHSVEEGYAGRIDVVTGPSGRRRWPEQVKAEIVLESYRDGVSVADVARKHGVSAPQLHSWRRAARDGVLAMPDDDMLGLVPVVVEAGGGDGGHMPPDGPGTIVLEIDGVRMLVPTGFDPEHLGRVIAALRAAS; translated from the coding sequence ATGGATGATACAGTGCAAAATTACGTAACTTCTCACAGTGTCGAAGAAGGATACGCAGGGCGTATCGATGTTGTGACTGGGCCGAGTGGTCGGCGTCGATGGCCGGAACAAGTGAAGGCTGAGATTGTTCTGGAAAGCTACCGCGACGGTGTCTCGGTGGCGGATGTTGCGCGCAAGCATGGGGTCTCAGCGCCTCAACTCCATTCTTGGCGGCGGGCGGCGCGGGACGGTGTTCTTGCGATGCCGGATGACGACATGCTGGGTCTGGTACCGGTCGTCGTTGAGGCGGGCGGAGGGGATGGCGGGCACATGCCGCCTGACGGGCCCGGGACGATTGTTCTGGAGATCGATGGTGTTCGGATGTTGGTTCCGACCGGTTTCGATCCCGAGCACCTTGGCCGCGTCATTGCCGCGCTCAGGGCGGCGTCATGA
- the tnpC gene encoding IS66 family transposase, whose product MSSAAAIDPEYVAELERQLATARALLAASEEANARLERMLAQARHARFGVSSERGDPDQRNLFTEDCEVAEGQLAAAADAANKALGKASRKRSSAKRNKGNLPDHLKRVEEVIEPDSTLCPCGCGEMVKVGEDRTQRLDVVPAQFRVLVTVRPKYMCRTCDGKSHAQAPAPEFLVPRGLGTNRFAVHSVVAKFCDHLPFYRQAEIWRRDGIEIDRTMLANWAGRIAFQLAPIIDAMIGELKASDRLFADETTVPVLAPRTGKTRKDYLWAVVRDQRGWGGGDPPIVVFQHSRSRSAETAKKIFTGFKGGSLTVDGYAGYDALGDPKKTNQPWGITYCWTHWRRRFVEYSRTTASPICTEMKERIRQLYRIEADIRGKDPDVRRAIRQKLSKPIVDALRPWLEAQLDMLSSSSDLARHIRYGLKRWAGLIRFLDDGRIEMDTNAVENAIRPIPLTRKNALFAGNDDGAVTWARMASLVGTCKLNGINPQAYLEHVLEKILNGHMQEDIQNLLPWNFKPDEARHS is encoded by the coding sequence ATGTCTTCTGCTGCCGCCATCGACCCTGAATACGTTGCCGAGCTAGAGCGCCAACTTGCCACCGCAAGGGCGCTCTTGGCAGCGTCTGAAGAAGCCAACGCGCGCCTGGAACGTATGCTTGCTCAGGCGAGGCACGCGCGGTTTGGAGTAAGTTCCGAAAGGGGTGACCCGGATCAACGCAACCTCTTCACGGAAGACTGCGAGGTTGCCGAGGGGCAGTTGGCGGCGGCGGCCGATGCAGCCAACAAGGCACTGGGAAAGGCATCACGAAAGCGCTCTTCAGCCAAGCGGAACAAAGGCAACTTGCCGGACCATCTCAAACGTGTTGAAGAGGTGATCGAACCCGACAGTACACTCTGCCCATGTGGGTGTGGCGAGATGGTGAAGGTCGGGGAAGACCGCACCCAACGCCTCGACGTCGTGCCCGCCCAGTTCCGCGTCCTTGTCACCGTGCGCCCCAAGTACATGTGCCGCACATGCGATGGGAAATCCCACGCGCAGGCACCGGCACCGGAGTTTCTGGTCCCGCGCGGTCTGGGCACGAACCGGTTCGCTGTCCATTCCGTGGTCGCGAAGTTTTGCGATCATCTTCCGTTTTATCGCCAAGCCGAAATCTGGCGACGCGACGGCATCGAAATCGACCGCACCATGCTTGCAAACTGGGCAGGCCGTATCGCCTTCCAGCTGGCCCCCATCATCGACGCCATGATAGGCGAATTGAAAGCCAGTGACCGGCTTTTTGCAGACGAAACCACGGTACCTGTCCTGGCTCCGCGCACCGGCAAAACCCGCAAGGACTATCTTTGGGCTGTGGTTCGCGACCAGCGCGGGTGGGGCGGCGGCGACCCACCCATCGTGGTGTTCCAGCACTCGAGAAGTCGCAGCGCAGAGACTGCAAAGAAGATCTTCACCGGCTTCAAGGGCGGCTCCCTGACCGTGGATGGCTATGCCGGATACGATGCCCTGGGTGATCCGAAGAAGACAAACCAGCCGTGGGGCATCACCTACTGCTGGACCCATTGGCGACGCCGTTTCGTCGAATACAGCCGCACGACAGCGTCCCCAATCTGCACCGAAATGAAGGAACGCATCAGGCAGCTCTACCGGATCGAGGCTGACATCCGCGGCAAAGACCCCGACGTCCGGCGCGCCATCAGGCAAAAGCTCTCCAAGCCCATCGTAGACGCCTTGCGTCCGTGGCTGGAGGCGCAACTTGACATGCTATCGTCAAGCTCAGACCTTGCGCGCCACATCAGATACGGCCTCAAACGATGGGCTGGCCTGATCCGGTTCCTGGACGATGGCCGCATCGAGATGGATACGAACGCTGTCGAGAATGCGATCAGACCGATTCCTCTCACGAGGAAAAATGCACTCTTCGCAGGCAATGACGACGGCGCGGTCACTTGGGCCCGCATGGCATCGCTGGTCGGCACCTGCAAACTGAACGGCATCAACCCGCAGGCCTATCTCGAACACGTCCTGGAAAAGATACTGAATGGACATATGCAGGAAGATATCCAAAACCTCCTGCCATGGAACTTCAAACCAGACGAGGCGCGGCACTCATGA
- the tnpB gene encoding IS66 family insertion sequence element accessory protein TnpB (TnpB, as the term is used for proteins encoded by IS66 family insertion elements, is considered an accessory protein, since TnpC, encoded by a neighboring gene, is a DDE family transposase.): MILPGGKYHVYLATRPVDFRKGHAGLSLVIQTVLGRDPYSGAVFVFRSKRGDRIKILVWDQTGLVLIYKHLEGGQFHWPRPADGVIKLTPAQFSALFEGLDWKAVRAERRRQPRLAG, from the coding sequence ATGATCCTGCCCGGCGGCAAGTACCACGTTTATCTGGCGACGCGGCCTGTGGATTTTCGCAAGGGGCATGCGGGTTTGTCACTGGTGATCCAAACGGTTCTCGGGCGTGATCCCTACAGCGGGGCGGTGTTTGTCTTCAGATCAAAGCGGGGTGACAGGATCAAAATCCTTGTTTGGGATCAGACTGGTTTGGTATTGATCTACAAGCACCTTGAAGGCGGCCAATTCCACTGGCCCCGGCCAGCGGATGGGGTGATCAAGCTTACCCCTGCGCAGTTCTCGGCGCTGTTTGAAGGGCTGGACTGGAAGGCGGTTCGGGCCGAGCGTCGGCGGCAACCCAGGCTGGCAGGATAG
- a CDS encoding cytochrome P450/oxidoreductase: protein MAVTPPNSASEACPLSDETTAQQNGCPVSDPAAMARDFDAFQGAYQVDPAEALRWSRDQLPVFYAPKLGYWVVTRYDDIKAVFRDNILFSPKNVLEKITPATDAAMTVLKSYGYAMNRTMVNEDEPAHMERRRVLMGHFLPENLEKQQEMVRRLTRQKVDEFIDSGRVDLVEAMLYEVPLLVALHFLGVPEDEIETLRTFSLAHSVNTWGKPSDEKQVEVAHDVGRFWQYAGQVIERMREEKDGQGWMHHTIRMNAEMPDVVTDSYVHSMMMAIIVAAHETTSLASTNMFKTLLAHRDAWEDICSDPSLIPNAVEECLRYAGSIMAWRRQTTAATTLNGVDLPEGAKLLIVQASGNQDERHFEDGDSFDIYRDNAVDHLTFGYGAHQCMGKNIGRMEMRIFLEEMTRRLPHLKLAEQDYSYLPNTSFRGPDHLWVEWDTAHTPEKILSEARRAKHEFAVGAPARRDIARKIRVTETRSEAEGILGLTIEDAQGRTLPNWSAGAHIELCVGDYDRKYSLCGDPERGTYQVAILCENQGRGGSRHIHKTLKNGAEIKMRGPSNLFRLDEGAAHYVLIAGGIGVTPILAMADRLKTLGKSYELHYAGRSKRTMAFLNRVSRDHGPVLSLYADDEGRIMDLATMVAAVPEGGQIYACGPHGLLNALENLTDGLPQDTYHFEHFSTGISGLDPANESSFEAELTDSGMVLQVAADATLLDAILAAGIDVACDCREGLCGSCEVEVIEGEIDHRDMVLTRNERAQSNRMMSCCSRAKNGARIKLAL from the coding sequence ATGGCAGTGACCCCCCCGAATTCTGCGAGCGAAGCCTGTCCGCTTTCCGATGAAACCACAGCACAGCAAAATGGCTGCCCGGTATCTGATCCGGCCGCGATGGCACGGGATTTTGACGCATTCCAAGGTGCCTACCAAGTCGACCCGGCCGAGGCACTGCGCTGGTCGCGCGATCAGTTGCCCGTCTTCTACGCGCCGAAGCTCGGATATTGGGTGGTCACGCGCTACGATGACATCAAGGCGGTCTTTCGCGACAATATCCTGTTTTCGCCCAAAAACGTCCTTGAAAAGATCACGCCCGCCACGGACGCGGCGATGACGGTTCTGAAAAGCTATGGTTACGCGATGAACCGGACCATGGTGAACGAGGACGAGCCCGCGCATATGGAACGGCGGCGGGTGCTCATGGGTCATTTCCTGCCGGAAAATCTGGAAAAGCAGCAAGAGATGGTCCGCCGCCTGACGCGCCAGAAGGTTGATGAATTCATCGACAGCGGCCGCGTCGATCTTGTTGAGGCCATGCTATACGAAGTTCCGTTGCTGGTGGCCTTGCATTTTCTCGGCGTGCCCGAGGACGAGATCGAGACACTGCGGACGTTCTCGCTTGCGCATTCGGTGAACACCTGGGGCAAGCCTTCGGACGAAAAGCAGGTCGAGGTCGCGCATGATGTCGGGCGTTTCTGGCAATATGCGGGGCAGGTCATCGAAAGGATGCGTGAGGAAAAAGACGGCCAGGGCTGGATGCATCACACCATTCGGATGAACGCTGAGATGCCCGACGTGGTGACCGACAGCTATGTGCATTCGATGATGATGGCGATAATCGTGGCCGCACATGAAACGACGTCGCTGGCGTCTACCAACATGTTCAAGACGCTGCTGGCGCATCGCGACGCCTGGGAAGACATCTGCTCTGATCCGTCCCTGATTCCGAACGCGGTCGAAGAGTGTCTGCGCTACGCGGGATCAATCATGGCATGGCGTCGCCAGACCACCGCCGCGACTACGCTGAACGGCGTCGATCTGCCGGAAGGGGCAAAGCTGCTGATCGTGCAGGCGTCGGGCAATCAGGACGAACGGCATTTCGAAGATGGTGACAGCTTTGATATCTACCGCGACAACGCTGTCGATCACCTGACCTTCGGCTATGGTGCGCATCAGTGCATGGGCAAGAATATCGGACGCATGGAAATGCGTATTTTCCTGGAAGAGATGACCCGCAGGCTGCCCCATCTGAAGCTGGCCGAGCAGGACTATTCCTATCTGCCGAACACGTCCTTCCGAGGGCCGGATCATCTTTGGGTCGAATGGGACACTGCGCATACCCCGGAAAAGATCTTGTCCGAAGCCCGGCGCGCGAAACATGAATTCGCCGTCGGCGCACCTGCGCGGCGCGACATTGCCCGCAAGATCAGAGTGACCGAAACCCGCAGCGAGGCCGAGGGTATTCTGGGCCTGACCATCGAAGACGCGCAGGGAAGAACATTGCCCAACTGGAGCGCGGGAGCCCACATCGAGCTGTGCGTCGGCGACTACGATCGCAAATATTCGCTTTGCGGTGACCCAGAACGCGGCACCTATCAGGTTGCGATCTTGTGCGAGAATCAGGGTCGCGGCGGTTCTCGTCACATTCACAAAACCCTGAAAAACGGTGCCGAGATCAAGATGCGCGGGCCCTCCAACCTGTTCCGGCTAGATGAAGGTGCTGCACATTATGTTCTGATTGCCGGAGGGATCGGGGTGACGCCGATCCTCGCAATGGCGGACCGGCTTAAGACTTTGGGCAAGAGTTACGAGTTGCACTATGCTGGCCGTTCCAAACGCACGATGGCGTTTCTGAATAGGGTCTCACGGGACCACGGACCGGTTCTGTCGCTCTATGCCGATGACGAAGGCAGGATAATGGACCTAGCAACGATGGTCGCCGCAGTTCCGGAAGGCGGGCAGATTTACGCGTGCGGTCCGCACGGGTTGCTGAACGCGCTAGAGAATTTGACCGATGGTCTGCCGCAGGACACCTATCATTTCGAGCATTTCAGCACGGGAATCTCGGGACTGGACCCTGCAAATGAGTCCTCGTTCGAGGCTGAATTGACCGATTCCGGCATGGTGCTTCAAGTGGCGGCCGATGCGACGCTGCTGGACGCCATCCTTGCCGCAGGAATCGACGTCGCTTGTGATTGCCGCGAAGGTCTCTGTGGGTCCTGCGAGGTGGAAGTGATTGAAGGCGAAATCGACCACCGTGACATGGTGTTGACGCGAAATGAGCGTGCGCAGAGCAACCGGATGATGAGCTGTTGCTCGCGCGCCAAAAACGGCGCGCGGATCAAGCTTGCACTCTGA
- a CDS encoding DUF2853 family protein, which translates to MGKRDELINRYMDDLKTKCGVIPDLDLLTKVTIGCGPSIYNPDAATVAASDSSELETVKNNFLIKKLGLSDGSELMNAINSIVDIYGRSERNKFRPVVYYLLVKHFSKEKIYA; encoded by the coding sequence ATGGGAAAGCGCGATGAACTGATTAATCGGTATATGGACGATCTGAAAACCAAGTGTGGTGTCATACCGGACTTGGATCTACTTACCAAAGTCACGATCGGCTGCGGCCCGTCAATCTATAATCCTGATGCGGCGACAGTGGCCGCAAGTGATTCTTCAGAACTTGAGACGGTCAAAAACAACTTCCTGATCAAAAAACTGGGTCTTTCGGACGGATCCGAACTCATGAACGCAATCAATTCCATCGTCGACATCTACGGACGCTCTGAGCGTAACAAATTCCGACCGGTTGTTTACTATCTTCTAGTGAAGCATTTCAGCAAGGAAAAAATCTACGCTTGA
- a CDS encoding helix-turn-helix domain-containing protein gives MDELARTSRQLGNIILRERKKRGWTQAMLAERAGLRQATVSTIEIGETSSKLPSILAVMAALDLELRVGLRTKGSDKTIEDIF, from the coding sequence ATGGATGAACTGGCACGCACATCACGGCAACTTGGGAACATCATCTTGCGCGAACGCAAGAAGCGTGGCTGGACGCAGGCGATGCTGGCCGAGCGGGCAGGGCTGAGGCAGGCGACAGTCTCCACAATCGAGATCGGAGAGACCTCGTCAAAGCTGCCATCCATCCTTGCTGTCATGGCGGCATTGGATCTGGAATTGAGGGTTGGTCTGCGCACGAAAGGCAGCGACAAGACCATCGAGGACATCTTCTGA